One part of the Cyclobacteriaceae bacterium genome encodes these proteins:
- a CDS encoding NAD(P)-dependent alcohol dehydrogenase has translation MKAAICTKYGSPEVITIQEVSKPISAKHQILVKVMATAVNSGDVRTRSLDAKGILKFLMRIVLGWSKPRKSILGTVFSGVVESIGSHVTKFKAGDKVFGMTGFQFGTHAEYIVVNEKSHTLPIPINAGFEEAAAIIFGGQTAIYYLHKAKINQKQQPKMMILGATGSVGVAAVQIAQYYKAKVTAVCSSEGKELIKDLAADSILLYDKVDIAQCTEKFDIVFDAIGKYHKKQYKRLLNENGAHISVSSGYASESLEQLQLLKKLFELGHLKAVIDKTFSLDQIREAHGYVDTGHKKGNVVIKFN, from the coding sequence ATGAAAGCAGCCATTTGCACAAAATATGGCTCACCTGAGGTAATAACCATTCAGGAAGTATCCAAGCCGATTTCTGCCAAACATCAAATCCTTGTCAAAGTGATGGCAACGGCTGTCAATTCGGGTGATGTACGTACAAGAAGCCTTGATGCAAAGGGGATTTTGAAATTTTTGATGAGGATAGTTTTAGGTTGGTCAAAGCCAAGAAAATCAATTCTGGGAACGGTGTTTTCTGGCGTAGTTGAAAGTATCGGTAGCCACGTTACAAAATTCAAAGCAGGTGATAAAGTCTTCGGCATGACGGGTTTTCAATTTGGCACCCATGCAGAGTATATAGTCGTCAATGAAAAAAGCCATACGCTGCCAATACCAATAAATGCAGGTTTTGAGGAAGCGGCAGCTATTATTTTTGGCGGGCAAACCGCAATCTATTATTTACATAAAGCTAAAATCAATCAAAAACAGCAACCAAAGATGATGATTTTAGGGGCTACGGGTTCGGTAGGTGTTGCTGCCGTACAAATCGCTCAATATTACAAGGCTAAGGTAACTGCCGTTTGCAGTTCGGAAGGTAAGGAATTGATAAAAGATTTGGCAGCTGACAGCATTTTGCTTTATGACAAAGTAGATATTGCTCAATGCACAGAAAAATTTGATATTGTTTTTGATGCCATTGGAAAGTATCATAAAAAACAATACAAGCGTCTATTGAATGAAAACGGTGCTCACATAAGTGTAAGCTCAGGCTATGCTTCTGAAAGCCTTGAACAATTACAACTGTTGAAAAAACTTTTTGAGCTTGGACACCTAAAAGCGGTTATAGACAAAACCTTTTCGTTGGATCAAATAAGGGAAGCCCACGGCTATGTAGATACAGGACATAAAAAAGGTAATGTGGTAATAAAATTTAATTAA
- the ahcY gene encoding adenosylhomocysteinase, with protein MVETLKFKVKDISLAEWGRKEIKLAEAEMPGLMAIREEYGKQKPLSGARIAGCLHMTIQTAVLIETLIELGAEVSWSSCNIFSTQDHAAAAIAAAGIPVFAWKGMNEQEFDWCIEQTLFAFKDGKPLNMILDDGGDLTNMVLDRYPELVQGIKGISEETTTGVHRLIERQNNGKLPLPAININDSVTKSKFDNKYGCKESLVDAIRRATDVMMAGKVAVVAGYGDVGKGSAASLRGAGARVIVTEIDPICALQAAMDGYAVKKMDDAVKEADIVVTATGNFGIVKDRHFQSMKDKTIVCNIGHFDNEIDVAWLKANASRDEVKPQVDLYTLKNGNQIILLAEGRLVNLGCATGHPSFVMSNSFTNQTLAQIELWNNAGNYENKVYMLPKHLDEKVAMLHLKKIGVELETLSPEQAKYIGVEVKGPFKPEYYRY; from the coding sequence ATGGTTGAAACGTTGAAATTCAAAGTAAAAGACATTTCCCTGGCCGAATGGGGCCGTAAAGAAATTAAACTGGCTGAAGCTGAAATGCCTGGCTTAATGGCCATTCGCGAAGAGTATGGAAAGCAGAAACCATTGAGTGGTGCACGCATTGCCGGCTGCCTTCACATGACCATCCAAACGGCTGTATTGATTGAAACACTTATTGAACTGGGGGCCGAAGTTTCATGGTCTAGCTGTAACATCTTCTCAACGCAGGACCATGCAGCAGCTGCCATTGCTGCGGCCGGCATCCCGGTGTTTGCCTGGAAAGGCATGAATGAGCAGGAATTCGATTGGTGCATTGAACAAACCTTATTTGCTTTTAAAGACGGCAAGCCGTTGAACATGATCCTGGATGATGGTGGCGACCTCACCAACATGGTGCTGGATCGTTATCCTGAACTGGTACAGGGTATCAAAGGTATTTCAGAAGAAACTACCACCGGTGTCCACCGACTGATTGAACGCCAGAATAACGGTAAATTACCACTACCTGCCATTAACATTAACGACTCGGTAACCAAATCGAAATTCGATAACAAGTATGGCTGCAAGGAATCGTTAGTTGATGCCATCCGCAGGGCCACGGATGTAATGATGGCCGGAAAAGTAGCGGTGGTTGCCGGCTATGGCGATGTAGGAAAAGGCTCGGCCGCTTCATTGCGTGGTGCAGGTGCACGGGTAATCGTAACCGAAATCGATCCTATTTGCGCTTTGCAGGCAGCGATGGATGGCTATGCCGTTAAAAAAATGGACGATGCCGTTAAAGAAGCCGATATTGTTGTAACCGCTACCGGAAATTTCGGTATTGTGAAAGATCGCCACTTCCAGTCCATGAAGGACAAAACCATCGTATGTAACATCGGTCACTTCGATAACGAAATTGACGTAGCCTGGTTAAAGGCCAATGCCAGCCGCGATGAGGTTAAACCACAAGTTGATTTGTACACACTGAAAAACGGAAACCAGATTATACTTTTAGCGGAAGGCCGCCTGGTAAACCTGGGTTGTGCTACGGGCCACCCTTCTTTCGTGATGTCAAATTCGTTTACCAACCAAACCCTGGCACAGATTGAATTGTGGAATAATGCCGGCAACTATGAAAACAAAGTTTACATGCTGCCAAAACACCTGGATGAGAAAGTTGCCATGCTTCACCTGAAGAAGATAGGTGTTGAACTGGAAACGCTTTCTCCTGAGCAGGCAAAATATATCGGTGTGGAAGTAAAAGGCCCCTTTAAGCCCGAATACTACCGCTATTAA
- a CDS encoding phosphoglycerate kinase, with product MKTINEINFSGKRALIRVDFNVPLDKSFNVTDDNRIRATIPTLKKILGDGGSCILMSHLGRPKEGPEEKYSLKHTLKTTEALLGRPLRFAPDCIGDEAYTLSASLKPGEVLLLENLRFYKQEEKGDVDFAKKLGQHGNVYVNDAFGTAHRAHASTTIVAQFFQEKCAGYVMAAELDNAKRVLEHAEKPFTAIMGGAKISDKILIIEQLLDKVDHLIIGGGMAYTFFKALGGEIGNSLVEADKLDLAKELIQKAKSKGVELHLPIDSVVADKFDAQANTQVANNHNIETGWMGLDIGPQATKVFSNVIASSKTILWNGPMGVFEMEKFENGTKKIAEAIVEATGKGAFSLIGGGDSAAAISKFNLTEKVSYVSTGGGALLEYFEGKVLPGVKALD from the coding sequence ATGAAAACCATAAACGAAATCAACTTCTCAGGCAAGCGTGCCCTTATCCGCGTAGACTTCAATGTACCGCTTGATAAAAGTTTTAACGTAACAGACGATAACCGCATTCGTGCTACCATACCTACCCTTAAAAAAATCCTTGGCGATGGCGGCAGTTGCATCCTGATGTCGCACCTGGGCCGCCCAAAAGAGGGGCCGGAAGAAAAATATTCCCTTAAGCATACCCTCAAAACCACCGAAGCACTACTCGGTAGGCCACTCAGGTTCGCCCCGGATTGTATAGGCGATGAAGCCTACACCTTGTCAGCATCGCTTAAGCCTGGAGAAGTATTGTTGCTTGAAAACCTGCGCTTCTATAAGCAAGAAGAAAAGGGCGATGTTGATTTTGCCAAAAAACTCGGCCAACATGGTAACGTTTATGTGAACGATGCTTTTGGTACAGCCCATCGGGCGCATGCCTCCACTACCATAGTTGCCCAATTCTTCCAGGAAAAATGTGCCGGTTACGTGATGGCCGCAGAACTGGACAATGCCAAACGGGTTCTGGAACATGCCGAAAAACCTTTTACCGCCATTATGGGCGGAGCAAAAATTTCGGATAAAATACTCATCATCGAACAACTGCTGGACAAAGTCGATCATTTGATTATTGGTGGCGGAATGGCCTATACTTTTTTTAAAGCCCTGGGCGGTGAAATTGGCAACAGCCTGGTAGAGGCCGATAAGCTTGACCTGGCAAAAGAACTCATCCAAAAAGCAAAAAGCAAAGGCGTTGAACTGCACCTGCCCATCGACTCGGTGGTGGCCGATAAATTTGATGCTCAGGCCAACACCCAGGTGGCCAACAACCACAACATTGAGACCGGATGGATGGGGCTTGACATTGGCCCACAGGCAACCAAAGTGTTTTCGAACGTTATTGCTTCGTCAAAAACCATTTTGTGGAATGGCCCTATGGGTGTTTTTGAAATGGAAAAGTTTGAAAACGGTACCAAAAAAATTGCTGAGGCTATCGTTGAGGCCACCGGCAAGGGAGCCTTCTCGCTGATTGGCGGGGGCGACTCCGCGGCTGCCATCAGCAAGTTTAACCTTACCGAAAAGGTAAGCTACGTTTCAACGGGTGGTGGTGCCTTGCTGGAATATTTTGAAGGAAAGGTGCTGCCGGGAGTAAAGGCGCTGGACTAA
- a CDS encoding sigma-70 family RNA polymerase sigma factor gives MTDPDFAIIDRIIAGEQPMYAELVNRYKSYAFTLALKILENKPEAEEAAQDAFIKAFHHLGNFKRDSKFSTWLYRIVFNTAVSYKRKRKASFQSIENTIVEYGQEAEGILERNDKKKYIQQAMAKLNEADKVAITLFYLEEFSLEEIADITGMQANTVKVRVHRARQRLADELTLILKKEALTL, from the coding sequence ATGACAGACCCGGATTTTGCTATTATCGATCGGATTATTGCCGGTGAGCAGCCAATGTACGCTGAACTGGTGAACCGGTATAAAAGTTATGCCTTTACCCTTGCGCTCAAAATCCTGGAAAACAAGCCAGAGGCTGAAGAAGCTGCACAGGATGCTTTTATAAAAGCCTTTCACCACCTGGGTAACTTTAAAAGGGATTCAAAATTTTCAACATGGCTTTACCGCATTGTTTTCAATACCGCGGTAAGTTATAAACGCAAACGTAAAGCTTCGTTTCAAAGCATTGAAAATACCATTGTTGAATATGGGCAGGAGGCGGAAGGCATATTGGAGCGGAACGATAAAAAAAAGTACATCCAGCAGGCCATGGCAAAATTAAACGAAGCCGACAAAGTGGCGATAACCTTGTTTTACCTGGAAGAATTCTCGCTTGAAGAAATAGCGGACATTACCGGTATGCAGGCGAATACGGTGAAAGTACGTGTACACCGCGCACGTCAGCGATTGGCGGATGAATTAACATTGATCTTGAAAAAAGAAGCATTAACTTTATAA
- a CDS encoding DASS family sodium-coupled anion symporter gives MTTSKRIGFFLGPSLFILLYFFFPAHLISPAAPKVLALAAWMLTWWITEAAPIPVTAFLPLVGFPLLGVMKIGQSTAPYANPVIFLFMGGFMIALALEKHKLHERIALKLIKLTGTSGNGIILGFMLASALLSMWISNTATAMMMLPIAVSVVHLILHDVKNLNELDNKRERNFAIGLMLSIGYACSLGGMATIIGTPPNVVFVGLLNDFYGIKISFAQWLIVGFPVATILVLANYVLVTRVLFPNKLEKIKGSEELIAKRLQALGPIRKEEKLVLIIFSLTAFLWMFQQPINAVLKLELLNDTIVAMCGGLLMFIVPVDFKKGEFVLHWSDTEKLAWGILFLFGGGLCLAEGLDKSGIIPAVGQWIGGHSEFSIGLTLILIVISVYLSEVMSNVALVNVFVPVVFGIANVMEVNPILMGLPVTLGASIALMFPIATPPNAIVFSSGYIRIQDMVRAGFWLNIVSILIIWVFSITLVNWLFL, from the coding sequence GTGACCACTTCAAAACGCATTGGCTTTTTTTTGGGCCCTTCCCTGTTCATCCTCTTATATTTCTTTTTCCCGGCCCACCTTATTTCACCGGCAGCACCTAAAGTGCTGGCGTTAGCGGCATGGATGCTTACCTGGTGGATTACGGAGGCTGCCCCTATACCGGTTACTGCGTTTTTACCGCTGGTAGGTTTTCCGTTGCTTGGTGTCATGAAGATCGGACAGTCAACCGCACCCTACGCCAACCCGGTAATCTTTTTGTTCATGGGCGGATTTATGATTGCGCTGGCGCTTGAGAAACACAAGCTGCATGAACGCATAGCCCTCAAGCTGATAAAACTTACCGGAACTTCCGGCAATGGAATTATCCTGGGTTTTATGTTGGCCTCCGCCCTGCTCAGCATGTGGATCAGCAATACCGCCACAGCTATGATGATGCTGCCGATAGCCGTTTCGGTTGTCCACCTTATTTTACATGATGTTAAAAACCTGAACGAACTTGATAACAAGCGGGAACGAAATTTCGCCATTGGGTTAATGCTCTCCATTGGATATGCCTGCTCACTGGGTGGAATGGCTACCATCATCGGCACACCCCCCAACGTTGTGTTTGTAGGCTTGCTAAATGATTTCTATGGGATTAAAATATCCTTCGCCCAATGGTTAATTGTCGGTTTTCCGGTAGCCACCATTCTTGTGCTCGCAAATTACGTTTTGGTAACCCGCGTGCTCTTTCCCAACAAACTCGAAAAAATAAAAGGTTCGGAAGAGTTAATTGCCAAACGGTTACAAGCCCTTGGCCCCATCCGAAAAGAAGAAAAGCTTGTGCTCATCATATTTTCACTTACTGCATTTTTATGGATGTTCCAGCAACCCATTAATGCCGTGCTAAAACTTGAACTGCTTAACGATACCATAGTGGCCATGTGCGGGGGGTTGCTGATGTTCATCGTTCCTGTTGATTTCAAAAAAGGTGAGTTTGTGCTGCACTGGTCCGATACTGAAAAACTGGCCTGGGGCATTCTGTTTCTTTTTGGCGGTGGATTGTGCCTGGCCGAGGGGTTGGATAAATCCGGGATTATACCGGCTGTCGGCCAGTGGATTGGCGGGCACAGTGAATTCTCCATCGGCCTTACCTTAATCCTTATTGTTATATCAGTTTACCTGTCGGAAGTGATGAGTAACGTAGCGTTGGTAAATGTGTTTGTTCCGGTGGTATTTGGCATTGCCAATGTAATGGAGGTTAACCCTATACTAATGGGCCTGCCGGTTACTTTGGGCGCCAGCATAGCGCTGATGTTCCCCATCGCCACGCCTCCCAATGCCATTGTATTTTCAAGCGGCTACATTCGGATTCAGGACATGGTACGGGCTGGCTTTTGGCTCAATATTGTTTCCATACTGATCATTTGGGTGTTTTCCATTACACTGGTAAACTGGCTATTCCTTTAA
- a CDS encoding DsbA family oxidoreductase, translated as MKQRIRIDVVSDVVCPWCYIGKRRLEKALQNLAGKYDFDVTYHPFELNPQLPVEGVNQKEYLVNKFGGEERYHQITAHVTRVAAEEGLTFNFQQQAVSPNTRHAHRIIQWALPFGKQADVKEALMKAYFTEGIDLSKPENLASVSSSAGLNKNDVEALLQTSNGLAAVERAGKEMQQLGITGVPFYIIQNKYGLSGAQPTAIFMETIEEAAKQTTE; from the coding sequence ATGAAGCAAAGAATTAGGATTGACGTTGTGTCGGATGTGGTTTGTCCGTGGTGTTACATCGGTAAACGAAGGTTGGAGAAAGCCCTACAAAACCTGGCCGGGAAATATGACTTTGACGTTACGTACCATCCCTTTGAACTTAATCCGCAGCTGCCGGTTGAGGGTGTAAATCAAAAAGAATACCTGGTAAATAAATTTGGGGGCGAGGAACGCTACCACCAAATCACTGCGCATGTTACCCGCGTTGCGGCTGAAGAAGGCCTGACTTTTAATTTTCAACAGCAGGCTGTTTCACCTAACACACGCCATGCACATCGCATAATCCAGTGGGCGCTGCCGTTTGGTAAACAGGCGGATGTAAAAGAGGCTTTGATGAAAGCTTACTTTACCGAGGGTATTGATTTAAGCAAACCTGAAAACCTGGCCTCAGTTTCTTCATCTGCCGGGCTGAATAAAAATGATGTGGAAGCCTTGCTTCAAACATCAAACGGACTGGCAGCCGTGGAACGTGCTGGAAAAGAAATGCAACAACTTGGTATAACCGGGGTGCCTTTTTATATCATCCAAAACAAGTATGGCTTGTCGGGCGCTCAACCAACTGCTATTTTTATGGAAACCATTGAGGAGGCCGCAAAACAAACCACGGAGTAA
- a CDS encoding CPBP family intramembrane metalloprotease, translating into MERPSIKNLIIFITVTLSIGWLGVWIDSAIIPDQTEEETLGMALWLTVPLAVVIVLRTFMGDGWKDAGLKPNLLGNLKWYLVSLLIFPVVTAVTLLVGYFTGWIGFSNFNTAAFFTMFFSLLGFNIIKNVFEESVWRGYLTSKLVKLNLQDYVIYLMAGLVWGLWHAPYYLVFLPESMINAVLPIGRVGFLVVALVNMLAWTVMFTELFRLTNSIWPVILLHAVEDALINHLVIDGYISIAPQSLIFISPISGVVPSLLYLGVGLWLRSERVKIQ; encoded by the coding sequence ATGGAAAGACCGTCAATCAAAAACCTTATCATTTTTATTACGGTAACCCTTTCTATTGGTTGGCTGGGCGTGTGGATAGATTCTGCCATCATACCCGATCAAACCGAAGAAGAGACGCTGGGCATGGCCCTGTGGCTTACTGTTCCACTGGCGGTGGTTATTGTGCTGCGCACCTTTATGGGCGATGGTTGGAAAGATGCCGGATTAAAACCTAACCTGCTGGGCAATCTCAAATGGTACCTGGTTTCACTTTTAATTTTTCCGGTTGTTACCGCAGTTACACTACTGGTTGGTTACTTCACCGGGTGGATTGGTTTTTCAAATTTTAATACTGCTGCCTTTTTTACAATGTTTTTCAGCCTCCTGGGCTTCAACATCATTAAAAATGTATTTGAAGAATCGGTGTGGAGAGGCTACCTCACATCGAAACTGGTGAAATTAAATTTACAGGATTATGTCATTTACCTGATGGCCGGCTTAGTGTGGGGTTTGTGGCATGCACCGTATTACCTTGTTTTTCTTCCCGAGTCGATGATCAATGCAGTTTTACCAATAGGCAGGGTAGGGTTTCTGGTAGTGGCTTTAGTTAATATGCTGGCCTGGACGGTTATGTTTACCGAATTGTTCCGGTTGACCAACTCTATCTGGCCGGTTATCCTGTTGCATGCCGTTGAAGATGCGTTAATCAATCATTTGGTGATTGATGGATACATTTCAATTGCCCCGCAGTCGTTAATCTTTATTTCACCCATTAGCGGTGTTGTTCCTTCGCTATTATACCTGGGTGTTGGTTTGTGGCTGAGAAGTGAACGAGTCAAAATTCAATAG
- a CDS encoding beta-lactamase family protein: protein MKDKEMKKKIITFILLLSSVFAFGQVNYVSDKEKIQGVITDFMESIKTKDSLKFYSLFHEEPVLWLGIAKEKSYLADLKHNPNVKEYFTSSYKRFFKSISDSNNVYEEKFYNIQIVEDGSIADVSFDYSFWKNNNKQNWGKESWGLIKTDNQWKICSVLFSYEYETIHPQDPEVETNRNNSQLVKQMANELLNIAQLPGLSIAIRKKNEIIFAEGFGYADLEKKTPVTANTQFRAASTSKVITVTGLAKMMQDGIIDIEAEVQKYVPHYPLKAYPITLKQLAGNISGMPHYLNTDKLEDKFYSNTKDALGVFSHHPLLFKPQTKYSYSSAGFVLLSAAMEAASGINFISYLQDKVFNPLGMKSTEPDMRKYKVMPHLTTYYEKKNDAYVAILNPREMSSIWAAGGFVTTPTDLVNMTKAYSNGYLKSNTVRKMFESQTLLSGEKTNVGIGWRIGMDMEGRNILEHAGVTEGTRSVISYFPDEDIAVSVMTNTEWVSSIEETAHMFVLPFLKNSKSNSQLDGTYPINAQLTQNGKEKAFKGNLYFENGVGKLTLGKDIVYSIIHISGDTYALISNQGIYYLTITINENKVISARATMYRTPMTETPANTKPFITFTNE from the coding sequence ATGAAGGATAAAGAAATGAAAAAGAAGATAATAACTTTCATCTTACTACTCAGTTCAGTCTTTGCGTTTGGACAGGTAAATTATGTATCGGACAAAGAGAAGATTCAAGGCGTGATTACCGACTTTATGGAAAGCATAAAAACGAAGGATAGCTTAAAATTTTATAGCCTTTTTCATGAAGAGCCTGTCTTGTGGTTAGGCATTGCAAAAGAAAAATCTTATCTGGCAGATTTAAAGCATAACCCAAATGTAAAAGAATACTTTACCAGCTCTTACAAAAGGTTTTTTAAGAGTATTTCAGATAGCAATAATGTTTACGAGGAAAAATTTTATAATATTCAGATTGTAGAAGACGGCAGCATAGCAGATGTTAGTTTTGATTACTCCTTTTGGAAAAATAATAATAAACAAAATTGGGGCAAAGAAAGCTGGGGGTTAATTAAAACAGACAATCAGTGGAAGATTTGTAGTGTGCTATTCTCTTATGAATATGAAACTATTCACCCACAAGATCCTGAAGTTGAAACAAATAGAAATAATAGCCAATTGGTTAAGCAAATGGCTAATGAACTTTTGAATATTGCACAGCTACCGGGGTTATCAATAGCCATTCGTAAAAAAAACGAAATAATCTTTGCTGAAGGATTTGGCTACGCTGATTTAGAGAAAAAAACACCTGTAACTGCTAACACACAATTCAGGGCTGCTTCCACTTCAAAAGTGATAACCGTAACAGGCTTAGCCAAAATGATGCAAGATGGTATAATAGACATTGAAGCGGAAGTTCAAAAATATGTTCCTCATTACCCTTTGAAGGCATATCCCATTACCTTAAAACAGCTTGCAGGCAATATATCAGGAATGCCCCATTACCTCAATACTGATAAACTTGAGGACAAGTTTTATTCAAACACCAAAGATGCGTTAGGCGTTTTTTCGCATCACCCACTACTTTTCAAACCACAAACCAAATACAGTTATTCGTCTGCTGGTTTTGTGTTATTATCTGCGGCAATGGAAGCTGCTTCGGGGATAAATTTTATAAGCTATTTACAAGATAAAGTCTTTAACCCATTAGGCATGAAAAGCACAGAGCCTGATATGAGAAAGTACAAAGTGATGCCACATTTAACTACATACTATGAGAAAAAAAACGATGCCTATGTTGCCATTTTAAATCCCCGAGAGATGAGTTCTATTTGGGCAGCAGGCGGATTTGTAACTACACCCACAGATTTGGTAAATATGACCAAAGCATACTCCAATGGGTACCTCAAAAGCAATACAGTTAGAAAGATGTTTGAAAGCCAAACTTTGTTATCGGGCGAAAAAACAAATGTGGGCATTGGTTGGCGTATAGGTATGGATATGGAAGGAAGAAATATCCTTGAACATGCCGGAGTTACAGAGGGCACAAGGTCGGTTATCAGTTACTTTCCTGATGAGGATATAGCTGTATCTGTTATGACAAATACAGAATGGGTAAGCTCAATTGAAGAAACAGCCCATATGTTTGTATTACCCTTTCTGAAAAACAGTAAAAGTAACTCACAACTTGATGGAACCTACCCTATCAACGCACAACTTACACAAAACGGCAAAGAAAAAGCTTTTAAAGGTAACCTGTATTTTGAGAATGGAGTTGGAAAATTGACTTTAGGAAAAGACATTGTGTATTCAATTATCCATATAAGTGGAGATACGTATGCGCTCATCAGCAATCAAGGCATTTACTATTTGACAATAACGATAAATGAAAACAAGGTAATTAGTGCAAGAGCAACGATGTACAGAACACCCATGACAGAGACACCAGCAAACACAAAGCCCTTTATTACATTTACAAATGAATAA
- a CDS encoding Crp/Fnr family transcriptional regulator, which produces MQNKLFDFISKYISLTEEEEKAIFSLDIFRSVKKGTILLREGQKSKESYFVLNGCIRTYFIVDGEEKTTAFYTEMEALTPPCVISQTPSEYYVSCLEDTILVASNSDMEAEMNSKFPKFEIMCRKLSEELLAKERIDFDEFKTSSPEQRYLNLLHKRPDLIQRVPQHQLASYLGITPQSLSRLRARIMEKSKG; this is translated from the coding sequence ATGCAAAACAAACTATTTGACTTTATCTCAAAATACATTTCCCTGACAGAAGAAGAAGAGAAAGCTATCTTTTCTTTGGACATATTTCGCTCCGTAAAAAAAGGCACGATTTTATTGCGCGAAGGACAAAAATCAAAAGAAAGCTACTTTGTACTTAATGGATGTATCAGAACATATTTCATAGTGGACGGTGAAGAAAAAACAACCGCGTTCTATACAGAAATGGAGGCTTTGACTCCTCCGTGTGTGATAAGCCAAACTCCCTCTGAGTATTATGTAAGTTGTTTAGAGGACACTATTCTCGTTGCTTCAAATTCCGATATGGAAGCCGAAATGAACAGTAAATTTCCAAAGTTTGAGATTATGTGCAGAAAACTCTCAGAAGAACTATTGGCAAAAGAAAGGATAGATTTTGACGAGTTCAAAACATCTTCTCCCGAACAGCGATACCTGAATTTATTGCATAAACGCCCCGACCTTATTCAACGAGTGCCACAACACCAGTTAGCAAGCTATCTTGGCATAACACCGCAATCATTAAGCAGACTTAGGGCAAGAATTATGGAAAAAAGCAAGGGCTAA
- a CDS encoding RNA-binding protein, which produces MNIFVAKLNFKTRTEDLQNAFAQYGEVSSVKIVKDRDTGRSKGYGFVEMPNDAEAQAAIDGLNEKELDGRTIVVKPANPKSPGN; this is translated from the coding sequence ATGAACATTTTTGTTGCCAAGCTCAATTTCAAAACCCGTACGGAAGATTTGCAAAATGCCTTTGCCCAATATGGTGAAGTTTCATCTGTTAAAATCGTCAAAGATCGCGACACCGGTCGCTCCAAAGGATATGGTTTTGTGGAAATGCCCAACGATGCCGAAGCACAAGCCGCCATTGATGGATTGAACGAAAAAGAACTGGATGGCCGCACCATTGTGGTAAAACCGGCCAATCCCAAATCGCCCGGTAATTAA